One genomic window of Aptenodytes patagonicus chromosome 3, bAptPat1.pri.cur, whole genome shotgun sequence includes the following:
- the CLDN20 gene encoding claudin-20: MASASLQFFAFILALFGVFGDITATLLPNWKVNADVGSNIITAITQMQGLWMDCTWYSTGMFSCTLKYSVLSLPVYIQAARTTMVLSCILSAFGICISTVGMKCTKLGGDTDSKSHACFAGGVCFILAGIFELVPTSWYTREIISNFLDQTIPESSKHEPGGAVYTGFISAAFLLIAGVIFCTSCFKKQQGAWIYPPKQHHFPSTEQDSNAGYNLKDYV; this comes from the coding sequence ATGGCATCAGCAAGTCTGCagttctttgcttttattctggCTTTGTTTGGTGTTTTCGGAGATATCACAGCCACCTTGCTACCAAACTGGAAGGTAAATGCAGATGTTGGTTCAAATATCATAACAGCTATAACACAGATGCAAGGACTTTGGATGGACTGCACATGGTACAGCACTGGGATGTTTAGCTGTACCCTGAAATACTCCGTTCTCTCTCTCCCCGTCTACATCCAGGCTGCACGGACCACCATGGTACTGTCTTGTATCCTATCAGCCTTTGGGATCTGCATCAGTACGGTTGGAATGAAATGCAccaagttgggaggggacactgACAGCAAAAGTCATGCTTGTTTTGCTGGAGGAGTCTGCTTCATTCTTGCAGGAATCTTTGAATTAGTACCAACATCCTGGTACACgagagaaattatttcaaattttctgGACCAGACCATTCCAGAGAGCAGTAAACATGAACCAGGAGGAGCGGTTTACACAGGATTCATTTCAGCGGCGTTTCTGCTTATCGCAGGTGTGATCTTCTGCacttcctgttttaaaaagcagcaaggaGCATGGATTTACCCTCCAAAGCAGCACCATTTCCCATCCACAGAGCAGGACAGCAATGCAGGTTACAACCTGAAGGACTATGTGTAA